A portion of the Pseudarthrobacter defluvii genome contains these proteins:
- a CDS encoding phytoene desaturase family protein, with product MVDVAVVGSGPNGLSAAAVMARAGLSVEVFEAAPKIGGGTRTTELMQPGHFHDVCSAVHPMAVASPFFRAFELPRRVDLITPDVSFGSPLEGGRAALAYRSLDKTAEALGQDGPAYRRLMEPLVRHIDDVMEFTQNQLLRIPRNPLVAGIYGLRTLEQGTGLWNLRFREELAPALLSGVAAHAISHLPSLAASGAGLMLGALGHAGGWPIPRGGSASIAAALADDIRAHGGVIHTGTAIDRLEQLPATRATLLDVAPRGLLDMAGESLPGHYRRALERFRYGNGSCKVDFILSGPVPWQASGLSESGTVHVGGTRAELARSENEVSAGRHPERPYVLVAQPSRFDPSRAPAGRHTLWTYCHVPSGSTKDMTNQIVSQLERFAPGFRDLVVESHVITAAELAEYNRNYIGGDFSAGIMDVRGLIQKPVVSPIPWRTPLLGVYLCSSSTPPGPGVTGMPGMHAAKHALKDVFKLPVPDLGLAQAQRLAGA from the coding sequence ATGGTTGATGTTGCGGTAGTTGGCTCCGGCCCGAACGGGCTCTCGGCAGCAGCGGTCATGGCACGCGCCGGGCTGTCGGTGGAGGTCTTCGAGGCCGCACCAAAGATCGGCGGAGGCACGCGGACCACCGAGTTGATGCAGCCCGGGCACTTCCATGACGTCTGCTCCGCGGTGCATCCGATGGCCGTTGCTTCACCCTTCTTCCGCGCCTTCGAGCTGCCCCGGAGGGTGGACCTGATTACGCCGGACGTGTCTTTCGGGTCTCCGCTGGAGGGTGGCCGCGCGGCTTTGGCCTACAGGTCCCTGGACAAGACCGCGGAGGCACTTGGGCAGGATGGTCCGGCGTACCGGAGGCTCATGGAACCGTTGGTCCGCCATATTGATGACGTCATGGAGTTCACCCAGAACCAGCTCCTCCGAATCCCCCGGAACCCGCTGGTGGCCGGCATTTACGGGCTGCGGACCCTGGAACAGGGAACCGGGCTGTGGAACCTTCGGTTCAGAGAAGAGCTTGCCCCGGCACTGCTCAGCGGGGTGGCCGCGCACGCCATTTCGCACCTGCCCTCCCTGGCCGCGTCCGGGGCCGGCCTCATGCTTGGCGCCCTGGGGCATGCAGGTGGATGGCCCATCCCGCGCGGCGGTTCTGCCTCGATAGCGGCAGCACTCGCTGATGACATCCGCGCCCATGGAGGCGTGATCCACACCGGGACAGCGATAGACCGGCTGGAACAGCTTCCTGCCACCCGGGCCACCCTGCTGGATGTGGCGCCCCGGGGACTTCTAGACATGGCAGGGGAATCACTCCCGGGCCACTACCGGCGGGCATTGGAGCGTTTCCGCTACGGCAACGGCTCCTGCAAGGTTGACTTCATCCTGTCCGGGCCGGTGCCGTGGCAGGCCAGTGGCCTGTCCGAATCCGGTACTGTCCACGTGGGCGGCACGCGGGCTGAGCTGGCGCGATCGGAAAACGAGGTCAGCGCCGGACGCCACCCTGAACGGCCCTACGTGCTCGTGGCCCAGCCGTCCCGTTTCGACCCGAGCCGGGCCCCTGCAGGCCGGCACACCCTCTGGACCTATTGCCACGTGCCCTCCGGCTCGACAAAGGACATGACCAACCAAATCGTGTCCCAGCTGGAACGGTTCGCTCCGGGCTTCCGCGACCTGGTGGTGGAATCGCACGTCATCACCGCGGCGGAGCTGGCTGAGTACAACCGCAACTACATCGGGGGTGATTTCAGTGCCGGCATCATGGACGTCCGGGGGCTCATCCAGAAGCCCGTGGTCTCCCCCATCCCGTGGCGGACGCCGCTGCTGGGCGTCTACCTTTGCTCGTCCTCAACCCCGCCGGGGCCTGGGGTTACGGGCATGCCGGGGATGCATGCCGCAAAGCACGCCCTTAAGGATGTCTTCAAGCTGCCGGTTCCGGACCTGGGGCTCGCCCAGGCCCAAAGGCTTGCCGGAGCGTGA